GGCAAAGGACGAAGAAGAGGGCCGCCGTCAGCGGCTTGGTCAGGGAGGCGATGTCGAAGACCGAATCGGGGCGGGCATGCCCGGCGGTCCGTTCCCAGGCGACATCGTCGCCCCGGACAGCCGACAGGACGGCCGCGGAGTAGGCTTCGTCCCGCGTCCCCGCTTCGAGCAGCTCCGCCGCCTCCCGGAACCGCGGGTCGTCCCCGCCGGCCGGACCGTTCACCCCTCCCCCACCGGCGGCTCGAGGAGGAAGAGCCGTCCTTTCGCGTCGACCCGGGCCCGGACGCCGAAGGGCAGCGCCACGTTGCGCCCATCGTGCCCCGCGGGGAATCCGTACCAGACGGGGACCGACAGCCGCTTCCCGGCGTCGTGGAAAACACGCTGGAGGTCCTCGACCGTCTCGCCGCGCGCCGGGGCCATCTTCCCGACGAGAATCCCGGCGAGCTGCGACCACCGCCCCGACTGGATCCACTGCGTCAGCATCCGGTCGAGCCGGTAAACGGGTTCCTGCACGTCCTCGAGGAACAGCAGCGCGCCCCGGAAGTCGGGCGAGTACGGCGTGGCGAGCAGCGCGGTGAGCACGGAGAGGCAGCCGCCGGTCAGCATCCCGTCCGCCGCGCCGCCCCGGAGGCGCTCCATCGGCTCCCCCCACGGCTCCTTCGGGGAGACCTTCCCCGCCGCCAGGCGCGCGAACGCGTCGAGCGCCCCCGCGTCGAACCGGAGGGCGAGGTCCGCCGCGACCATCGGCCCGTGGATGCAGGGGAGCCGCAGCCGGGTGGAAAGGTAGGCCAGGATCGCGGTTAAATCGCTGAATCCCACCAGCAGCTTCGGCCGCCTCGCCGCCTTTCTCCAGTCCAGCAGGGGGAGCAGCCGCGTCGTTCCGTAGCCGCCGCGCGCGGCCATCACGGCCCGCGCTTCGGGCAGCGAAAGCGCCCATTCGACCTGGCGGGCGCGATGCCCGTCTTCCCCGGCGAAGCAGCGGTCCACCGCGAGGATGCCCTCGGCGATCTCCGGGACGAATCCCGCGGCGGCCAGGCGGGCGATGCCGCGCCGCAGGCGGCCCTCGTTCACCGGCCCCGCCGGGGCGCATACGGCGATTACGTCCGCTTTCCGCAAAGGCAGCGGTTTTCGCATCGATTTCCTCCCGGGCCGCGATCCATGCTATCACGTTCCGAATATAATGGACCTTCGTCCCGGCGGGACAAAGAAAGGAACGGGAACGCGTTGAACGGATCGTCGAGGGAAGCCGCGCTTGCGGCGCTGGAATGGGGGAAGATCGTCGCCCGGCTGGCGGGACACGCCTCTTCCGGACCGGGGCGCGAGCTGTGCGAGGGGCTCTCCCCCGGCACGGACCTCGAAGCCATCCGGACCTCCCTCGAGGAGAACCGGGACGGCCGCAGGATGCTCCTCCAGGACGGCGCGCTGCCGCTGGACGGCCTGAAGGAAATCGGGCAGGAGGTGGAGAAGGCGGCCAAGGGCGGATCCCTTTCGCCGCAGGAGCTGCTCCTCGTCGGACAGACTGCGCGCACGGGCGAGCGGATCCGGAAGTTCTTCGAGGATCGCAAGGGGAAATATCCCCGGATGGCGCACCACGCCAACGAAATCCCCCCGCTGCGAGACATCGCCGAGGAGATCGAGTTCCGGATCGATCCCTCGGGGAATGTCCCCGACCGCGCCTCCGACGCGCTGGGCTCGCTCCGGCGGCAGCTCGCGGGCGTCCGCGGCCGGCTGCAGGAGACCGCCGACCGGATCGTCACTTCGCCCCGGTATGCGCGGCATGTCCAGGAGAGCTACGCCACCGTCCGATCCGGGCGTCTGGTGATCCCCTTCAAGACCGCGTCCAAGGCGATGTTCAACGGGATCGTCCATGACACCTCGCAGAGCGGGCAGACCGTCTTCTTCGAGCCGGAGGAGCTGGTCGCGCTGAACAACGAGGTCCGGATGGCGGAGCTGGAGGTCGAGCGGGAGATCGCGCGGATACTCGCGGAAATTTCCTCCCACGTGGCGCGAAAGTCGGAGGAGCT
The genomic region above belongs to Thermodesulfobacteriota bacterium and contains:
- a CDS encoding LD-carboxypeptidase, which codes for MRKPLPLRKADVIAVCAPAGPVNEGRLRRGIARLAAAGFVPEIAEGILAVDRCFAGEDGHRARQVEWALSLPEARAVMAARGGYGTTRLLPLLDWRKAARRPKLLVGFSDLTAILAYLSTRLRLPCIHGPMVAADLALRFDAGALDAFARLAAGKVSPKEPWGEPMERLRGGAADGMLTGGCLSVLTALLATPYSPDFRGALLFLEDVQEPVYRLDRMLTQWIQSGRWSQLAGILVGKMAPARGETVEDLQRVFHDAGKRLSVPVWYGFPAGHDGRNVALPFGVRARVDAKGRLFLLEPPVGEG